ACGAACGTTCACCATAATTGGAGCCTTAGACAAATATATTTTAATAGAATCGAACGCTAACTGATGCTCTATGGTCCATTCGAATTTCGAACcacttttaaattttactaaaggTGCGAACACCctagttcgatctgaaagattcGAAATGAACCTTCGAAGATAATTTATCTTACCCAAAAACGATTGTATTTCTTTCTTCAATTTTGGTGCAGATAAAGCTATTATTGCATCTGCTTTATTTTTATCAATAGCTATCCCCTTTTTATGGACAACAAAGCCTAAGAAGTTTCTAGCCGATACCCCAAAAGCACACTTCAAAGGGTTCATTTTTAATCATTTCTTTCTCATAGTCAAAAATGCCTTTCTTAAGTGGTCTATATGTTGACTTACAGAAATCGATTTGACCATTACATCATCGATATACATCTCTGTAAATTTTCCAATAAACTCATGGAAAATAGCATTCATTGTCCGTTGATATGTTGCTCCagcatttttcaaaccaaaaggcataaccACCCATTCATACGTACCCAACGCTCCAGGACAACGGAAGGCAGTTTTAGCCACATCATCTTCCGCAATAAAAATTTGGTtatatctagaataaccatccatgAAACTAAGGATTTCGTTTCCTGCTGCATAATCGATTAATATATCCACAATTGGCATGAAATATTCATCCTTTTGGGTAGCAttatttaaatcttaaaaattgatacataccctcaattttccatttttcttcatcACTGGAACTATATTCGACACCCACTCCACGTAACGAGTAGTTCGAATAAATTTTGCTTTGATCAAGCGTtctatctcttctttaattttcataTTGATTTCAGGAGCAAAACGTCTTGGGGTTTGTTTCACTGGTCGAGCATTAGGTTTTAATGCTAATCGATGTTCTACTAATGAACGATCGAGACCAGGCATTTCATGATAATCCCATGCGAAGCAATCCTTAAACTCATGTAACAAATTGAAAATCTCAGTTCGAAAAGGATCAACAAGATCTTTAcaaatatatgtaattcgaacatCATCATGAGTCCCCAAATTAACTTCTTCTAAAGGATCCTGAGATTCAAACCCTTTATAATGATCATCTTCAattgaatatttttcaaatccCAAAGGCTCCAATTCATAAATACAATCGAAAGTAAAATTAATGGAATTAGAGATTGAAGAAACTTGATCTTTGATTAACTCATTACTACATTTATTTTCCACACAATGAGCCTCTGCTATTAAATCGGCAGTCCAACTCACATCATTAATTTCATTACAAGTAATAGAAAAATCATAACTACATTCGACTGGAGGTGTCGAATCAAACATACTACAACTAGTAGATTTACTAATACTATATGATTCAACCTTATCggaagaatcatctttattttataaaacttgaaaattattcaaataattaTGCAAAGTTACCAAGTAGTCGAAAACTTCGTCAACCTGGTCCATAATTCAGCCTTCGAAATCTTCAAGAAAGACAATCCCAACCTGTTGGTTCAAAGGGCAAATTTGGATAGCGCAACTTCACCGAAAGTCCTTCCGAAGTCAAATAACACCCTTCACAATTGTAAGGATTTAGAGATCGATCAACATTTAAAGACTTCAGCTTACGATTATATATCCTAAAATCGACATGCATTTGTTCGACATATAAACTCGAATATGCTTTGACAATTTCAGGTTTGCCTTCCTTAGTCCACAGAAGCATGCTCTGATGCACTATAGATGGTACAACACGTACTCCATGGATCCAATCTCTCCCAAGTAAGGCGTTATAACTAGCCTTCGATGGCACTACCACAAATACATAGTGTCTCTTCGAAGACCCCACTTTCACCATCAATGTGACCAACCCTTTTGCTGGCATAGAATTACCACTAAAGTCAGTGACAGCGATGTTTGTAGGGACCATCTCCTCGAAATGTTTCCCTACTTTCCTTAGCATCCTTTCAGGCAGGAGACTTGTTGCTGCCCCACCATCAATCAATACCTTGTTTATTTTGAACCCATTCACAATAGCAACAATATGAAGGGGACGCAAATGAGACATTTGCTTCTCAGTAGGGCGAGAAAAGAATCCTGGCTCATCTTCTATACGAATGAAAG
The sequence above is drawn from the Arachis hypogaea cultivar Tifrunner chromosome 4, arahy.Tifrunner.gnm2.J5K5, whole genome shotgun sequence genome and encodes:
- the LOC140184096 gene encoding uncharacterized protein, whose amino-acid sequence is MEKEKAVAQSSGIDKHKDVDVDEEYFDEGDDDMVGTISIIPTEYLGECESNPDGDYDQEDEEAFSFIRIEDEPGFFSRPTEKQMSHLRPLHIVAIVNGFKINKVLIDGGAATSLLPERMLRKVGKHFEEMVPTNIAVTDFSGNSMPAKGLVTLMVKVGSSKRHYVFVVVPSKASYNALLGRDWIHGVRVVPSIVHQSMLLWTKEGKPEIVKAYSSLYVEQMHVDFRIYNRKLKSLNVDRSLNPYNCEGCYLTSEGLSVKLRYPNLPFEPTDDSSDKVESYSISKSTSCSMFDSTPPVECSYDFSITCNEINDVSWTADLIAEAHCVENKCSNELIKDQVSSISNSINFTFDCIYELEPLGFEKYSIEDDHYKGFESQDPLEEVNLGTHDDVRITYICKDLVDPFRTEIFNLLHEFKDCFAWDYHEMPGLDRSLVEHRLALKPNARPVKQTPRRFAPEINMKIKEEIERLIKAKFIRTTRYVEWVSNIVPVMKKNGKLRDEYFMPIVDILIDYAAGNEILSFMDGYSRYNQIFIAEDDVAKTAFRCPGALGTYEWVVMPFGLKNAGATYQRTMNAIFHEFIGKFTEMYIDDVMVKSISMLALIEVDLQYVPAKAVKRQVIADFLMDNSKDLNDQGANIVDVEVSLVHIPRIHNEIANELAQIASRYQIGPETIKKLSSIHQILVPANEREMLCIDEWEDSK